From Magnolia sinica isolate HGM2019 chromosome 13, MsV1, whole genome shotgun sequence, one genomic window encodes:
- the LOC131223502 gene encoding uncharacterized protein LOC131223502 — translation MVAKSIAPTARDLPPEVFGTETPPEKPRGRVLPSRCSADGDAGAWTLSSIMQKLSKGDELESSHDRCNACTEFYVQKGIGYLIDEDSIEEYEKVAKEKRKEKLEQQEGVELNFLSKLGHVQKIEILNGIADMKNELRSFMFLLFYRTKVYFSSGWSRHEKRWIESGI, via the exons ATGGTAGCGAAATCCATTGCTCCGACTGCAAGAGACCTCCCGCCGGAGGTCTTTGGGACAGAGACTCCGCCGGAAAAGCCCCGGGGTCGGGTTCTCCCATCCAGATGTTCAGCAGATGGCGATGCTGGAGCTTGGACCCTCTCGAGCATAATGCAGAAACTATCCAAGGGAGACGAACTTGAAAGCTCGCATGATCG GTGTAATGCTTGCACAGAATTCTATGTCCAAAAGGGCATTGGCTATCTAATTGATGAGGACTCAATTGAGGAATATGAAAAGGTGGcaaaggaaaagaggaaggagaaattgGAGCAACAGGAAGGAGTGGAGTTAAATTTTCTCAGCAAACTTGGTCATGTCCAAAAGATTGAGATTCTGAATGGCATTGCTGACATGAAGAATGAGCTCAGGTCCTTCATG TTTCTTTTGTTTTACAGAACAAAGGTATATTTCAGCAGTGGGTGGTCCAGGCATGAGAAGAGATGGATTGAGAGTGGCATTTGA